The genomic segment TGAGAGCTAGGCTAGAGGGGTTACGAGATTGGGGCCCTGCGATTAGTCCTTTTAATTCTTTTTTATTACTTCAAGGATTAGAAACTTTAAGTTTAAGAATAGAAAGACATTGCTCTAATGCACTTGCATTGGCTAAGTGGTTAGACAATCATTCGAAAGTTGATAATGTTAGTTATCCAGGATTACCATCGGACAAATACCATTCAAGAGCCTCTAATTTTATGACCAATAGAGGAAAAGGTTCTATGTTGATTTTCTCTCTGAAAGGTGGCTTTGATGATGCTGTGAAGTTTATAAACTCTTTAAAACTTTCTAGTCATCTAGCAAATGTAGGCGATGCAAAAACATTAGTAATTCATCCTGCTTCAACAACCCATCAACAACTATCCCCAGAAGAACAGTTGTCCGCAGGTGTTACTCCAACTATGGTAAGAGTGTCTGTTGGTATAGAACATATTGACGATATCTTAGAGGATTTCGAGCAGGCTCTAAATTTAATTTAATTTTCCAAGGAGGTATATAGATATGGCTTTAATACTTCCTCGTAGTTATCATAAAATTTCATCGATAGAAAAAAATCATATTTCATGGATTGAGCCTGAATTAGCAGAAAGACAGGATATTAGACCTCTTAGGATTGGGATATTAAATATTATGCCTTTGGGAAAACAATATGAATTTAATTTATTGCACCCTTTAGGACTGTCTCCTCTGCAAATAGAACCTATATGGATAAGATTGAAATCCCATTCATATAGGACTTGGGATCTAGAACATCTGAAAAACTTATATGTTCATTGGGAGGAGGCAATGTCTCCCATTCCTCTTGATGGGTTGATTATTACTGGAGCACCTGTTGAGCACCTTCCGTTTGAAGAAGTTCATTATTGGAAGGAATTAGTAAACCTAATTGAGGAAGCAAAATTAAAATGTGCAAGTACCCTAGGATTGTGTTGGGCTGGTTTTGCAATGGCTTATATGGCTGGAGTTGAGAAAGAAAATTTTAATAAAAAGCTTTTTGGTGTATATCCAATGAGAAGTCTTGTTCCTAGCCATTCTTTAATGGGAACACAGGATGATGAGTTCTTCTGTCCCCAAAGTAGGCATGCTGGTTTACCAGATATCGAAATGGAAAAAGCAGAACAAAAAGGCAAGCTAAGATTATTGGCTCATGGAGAAAAAGTAGGTTACACAATTTTTGAAACACCTGACCAGAGGCAATTAATGCATTTAGGACATCCTGAATATAACGTTGATAGATTAAAATCTGAGATGGAAAGGGATAAGAAAAGAGGCGATGTACCTCCTCCAGAAAATTTTGATTTGACCAAATCAAATACTTCATGGCGATCACATAGAAACTTATTATTTCAACAATGGTTGTGGTTCTGTTATCAACGTGTAAGCCTGAGTGTTTAATTTTTTTGGATTTTTCAGGGATAAGCTTTTGTTGAAAAAATTGACTATTTTAATGGTGGCATTATATTTCTTGGATCATGAATGGCTTTGAGCTCTTCTAAGTTTGGGAGCCAATCTTCGAATGCGGATGATAATTCTTTTTTATGCCATTCTAAATGTGGGTGTATTTGCGCAAGATGAACCCCAGGGCATATGAATTCTAGATTATTCCAACACTCTGTCATCCATTCCAGCGTTCTTTTTCTCTTCGCTTGATTGTGGGCTTCCCAAGCACCGTTAATCCAAGGTTTCCAGATTGCATCACGATGAATAAAAGAAGTGTCAAGATCATTTAAATGTGTTAAACCTCCTAATTGTTGAGAAGCTATATAACAACTTTTGTTTGGCCTTTTATTTATTAATTCTTTAAGGATTTTTAATACTTGTTTATTTTTTTCTTGCCAAGCAGGGCCTAATAACCCAAGCACTTCAGAATGATTTGAATTATTATAATTATTGTTATTTCCAAAGCTTAAATTAGGTAAGGACTTCATATTGTTGAATTTATTAATGATTCTATTTCGAGAGAATGGCAATTTTTCTAATAATTTAATCATGACGGATTCATCATCAGTATTTTTAATTTCACCAATTGCATGAGCAAAAATATCGTCTCCATATATCCATTGAAGGCTAAGAGAATTAGGCCAACTTTCGGCTTGATTAATACATTCAGATAGCTCAGAAAATGAAAGATTTGCTGTCCAGCTTAATAGTGGTCTTAATGGCTGAGTCTTTAACTTTACCTGTGTGATTATGCCAAGAAATATAGCTGCTCCGCAAAGGGCTTTCCATTCATTAGTCAACTCATTTTTGGTATTTGGTCGTAGTAAATGAAACTCTTTTCCATTTCCCCAAAAACCCTTAATCTCTATGATTTGATCAATTGCTAATCCTTTGCTCCTACTGAGTGGACTTATTCCACCGGTCAAGATATATCCCATTCCTGTATTTCCAGACAAACCAATTGGAAAACTTCTTTTATGCTTTTCTAGAAAAGAGCATAATTTTCCCATCGTTACCCCGGCTTCAATTTCTACATGCTTTTTTTTTAAATCGAAAGATATTTTTTGGTAGTTTTTTCTTAGGTCTAAAATCCAATGTTTATCTGCGGCGGCTCTACTTGTGGTTCCTCCACTAGATACTAAA from the Prochlorococcus marinus str. NATL2A genome contains:
- a CDS encoding homoserine O-succinyltransferase gives rise to the protein MALILPRSYHKISSIEKNHISWIEPELAERQDIRPLRIGILNIMPLGKQYEFNLLHPLGLSPLQIEPIWIRLKSHSYRTWDLEHLKNLYVHWEEAMSPIPLDGLIITGAPVEHLPFEEVHYWKELVNLIEEAKLKCASTLGLCWAGFAMAYMAGVEKENFNKKLFGVYPMRSLVPSHSLMGTQDDEFFCPQSRHAGLPDIEMEKAEQKGKLRLLAHGEKVGYTIFETPDQRQLMHLGHPEYNVDRLKSEMERDKKRGDVPPPENFDLTKSNTSWRSHRNLLFQQWLWFCYQRVSLSV
- a CDS encoding FAD-binding protein, whose product is MIRNSLSLQNQNSNDSDVLGVFEAVNSEFFQSLKSSQQTSSPFLVSSGGTTSRAAADKHWILDLRKNYQKISFDLKKKHVEIEAGVTMGKLCSFLEKHKRSFPIGLSGNTGMGYILTGGISPLSRSKGLAIDQIIEIKGFWGNGKEFHLLRPNTKNELTNEWKALCGAAIFLGIITQVKLKTQPLRPLLSWTANLSFSELSECINQAESWPNSLSLQWIYGDDIFAHAIGEIKNTDDESVMIKLLEKLPFSRNRIINKFNNMKSLPNLSFGNNNNYNNSNHSEVLGLLGPAWQEKNKQVLKILKELINKRPNKSCYIASQQLGGLTHLNDLDTSFIHRDAIWKPWINGAWEAHNQAKRKRTLEWMTECWNNLEFICPGVHLAQIHPHLEWHKKELSSAFEDWLPNLEELKAIHDPRNIMPPLK